From a single Raphanus sativus cultivar WK10039 chromosome 3, ASM80110v3, whole genome shotgun sequence genomic region:
- the LOC108845534 gene encoding ras-related protein RABA2c-like: protein MKHVEGKTVKAQIWDTAGQERYRVITSAYYRAALGGFLVYDITKRQTFDNALRWLRELRDHADSNIVIMMAGNKSDLNHLRSVAEVDDQNLAEAEGLSFLETSALES, encoded by the exons ATGAAGCAT GTTGAAGGAAAGACTGTAAAGGCTCAGATATGGGACACTGCAGGGCAAGAGCGGTACAGAGTCATCACAAGCGCTTATTACAGAGCTGCATTAGGTGGATTTCTTGTCTATGACATCACCAAAAGACAGACTTTTGACAATGCATTAAGGTGGCTACGCGAACTAAGAGACCATGCGGATTCCAACATTGTGATCATGATGGCTGGTAACAAATCCGATCTAAATCACTTGAGATCGGTTGCTGAGGTAGACGATCAGAATCTAGCAGAGGCAGAAGGTCTTTCTTTTTTGGAGACGTCTGCTCTTGAGTCTTGA
- the LOC108847399 gene encoding serine/threonine-protein phosphatase PP1 isozyme 2, translating to MAQGSMDPAVLDDIIRRLLDYRNPKPGTKQVMLNESEIRQLCLVSKEIFLQQPNLLELEAPIKICGDIHGQYSDLLRLFEYGGFPPTANYLFLGDYVDRGKQSLETICLLLAYKIKYPENFFLLRGNHECASINRIYGFYDECKRRFSVRLWKVFTDSFNCLPVAAVIDDKILCMHGGLSPDLTSVEQIKTIKRPTDVPDTGLLCDLLWSDPSKDVKGWGMNDRGVSYTFGPDKVAEFLIKNDMDLICRAHQVVEDGYEFFADRQLVTIFSAPNYCGEFDNAGAMMSVDESLMCSFQILKPADRRPRFL from the exons ATGGCGCAGGGAAGCATGGACCCTGCCGTTCTCGACGACATCATCCGTCGTCTGTTGGATTACAGAAACCCTAAGCCTGGAACCAAACAGGTCATGCTCAACGAGTCTGAGATCCGACAGCTTTGTCTCGTATCCAAAGAGATTTTCCTTCAACAGCCTAACCTCCTTGAGCTCGAAGCTCCCATCAAGATCTGCG GTGATATACATGGACAGTACTCAGATCTACTGAGGCTGTTTGAGTACGGAGGCTTCCCTCCTACAGCCAACTACCTCTTCTTAGGAGACTACGTGGACCGCGGGAAGCAGAGCTTAGAGACCATCTGTCTCCTCCTCGCCTACAAAATCAAATACCCTGAGAACTTCTTCCTCCTAAGAGGCAACCACGAGTGCGCTTCCATCAACAGAATCTACGGATTCTACGACGAATGCAAACGCAGGTTCAGCGTGAGGCTCTGGAAAGTGTTTACGGATTCTTTTAACTGCCTCCCGGTGGCTGCTGTGATAGACGATAAGATACTGTGTATGCACGGTGGCCTTTCTCCCGATTTGACCAGCGTGGAGCAGATCAAGACTATTAAGAGACCTACCGATGTTCCGGACACCGGTTTGTTATGTGATCTGCTTTGGTCTGATCCGAGCAAAGATGTCAAAGGCTGGGGGATGAACGACCGTGGTGTCTCTTACACGTTTGGGCCTGACAAAGTTGCTGAGTTTCTGATCAAGAACGATATGGATCTCATCTGTCGTGCCCACCAG GTTGTAGAGGATGGGTATGAGTTCTTTGCAGATAGACAGCTTGTTACTATATTCTCAGCTCCAAACTACTGTGGTGAATTCGACAATGCTGGTGCGATGATGAGTGTTGATGAGAGTTTGATGTGCTCTTTCCAAATTCTTAAGCCTGCGGATCGGAGGCCCCGGTTCTTATGA
- the LOC130509305 gene encoding DNA-directed RNA polymerase II subunit 7-like, with amino-acid sequence MFFHIVLERNMQLHPRFFGQNLRENLVSNLVKDVEGTNSGRHGFVLAVTGIESIGKGLIRDGTCFVTFPVKYRCVVSKPFKGEVLEAVVTKVMQHGFFAEAGPLQLFVSNHEMEDCMEYQAGDMPNYTSSDGSVRIQKECEVLLKITAVSVVASEIFCLGSIKGEFLGLLNVRA; translated from the exons ATGttcttccacatagttttggaaCGGAACATGCAGTTACATCCACGCTTCTTTGGTCAGAACCTTCGTGAAAACCTCGTCTCTAACCTCGTGAAAGATGTTGAGGGCACTAACAG TGGCCGACATGGGTTTGTACTAGCGGTAACTGGAATAGAAAGCATAGGAAAAGGATTGATCCGAGACGGGACTTGTTTCGTCACCTTCCCTGTTAAGTACCGATGCGTTGTTTCCAAACCTTTCAAAGGCGAGGTTTTGGAAGCTGTTGTAACTAAGGTCATGCAG CACGGATTCTTCGCCGAAGCTGGCCCTCTTCAGCTTTTTGTCTCCAATCAT GAGATGGAAGATTGTATGGAGTATCAGGCTGGTGACATGCCTAATTACACATCATCAGATGGATCA GTTAGAATCCAGAAAGAATGTGAAGTGTTACTAAAGATCACTGCCGTCAGTGTCGTTGCCTCTGAAATC TTCTGTTTGGGTAGCATCAAAGGAGAATTTTTGGGGCTCCTAAACGTTCGTGCATAA
- the LOC130494431 gene encoding disease resistance protein TAO1-like isoform X1: MASSFFLPTVAAAAAAFSFFTLFGKFRFHKKIDPSSLSPTSTPTTLSHNCTHHVFPSFRGEDVRRDFFSHIRKEFQRKGITPFNDNKIKRGESIGPELIGAIRGSKIAVVLISRNYASSKWCLDELVEIMKCREELSQTVMAIFYKVDPSDVKKLTGDFGKVFRKTCAGKSKEDTERWRQALAKVATVAGYHSSNWDNEAAMIEKIATDVSNELINSTVSSDFDSLVGMRTHIENVEPLLHLASDEVKMVGIWGPSGIGKSTIARVLFSKYSHQFQLSVFMENIRVRYPRPCYDEYSAKLQLQKEFLSQIINQEDIKLHHLGVAQDRLKDKRVLVVLDDVDQLVQLDAMAKETTWFGPGSRIIITTQDKKILNAHKISQIYQVDFPPDDEALQIFCTYAFGQKSPNESFEELAWEVIELSGKLPLGLRVMGSYFKGMSKEEWTKAVPRLKISLDGDIESILKFSYDALCYEDKNLFLHIACFFNNEWVEKVEEHLAESFFDVRQGLHVLAEKSLISVSSGYIRMHNLLAHLGREIVRTQSIHDPGQRQFLVDTRDIFQVLNNDTLGVRSVVGIDFKYSEITDELYRSDKAFESMSSLQFLRLDGNYIQPISYLSQSVNYLPRKVRLLHWEHFPMKCLPSNFSPQFLVELNMPDSELEKLWEGTHTIRNLKWMDLSFSINLKELPDLSTATSLKKLKIPGCSSLLELPSSIGDATNLEGLDFNGCSDLVELPSSIGNAINLKDLDLTSCTTLLNLPSSMGCFTALEKLNLNGCKHLVELPSSIGNATNLRKLDLENCSSLVELPFSIRDAVSLKHFIFSGCSSLVELPAFCGNATDIKEFNLRGCSSLVKLPSSIGNITSLKNLDLSECFSLVELPSSIGNITDLKNLYLSECSSLVELPSSIGYITSLENLYLDDCSSLVKLPSSIGNITNLESLDLNECLSLVELPFSIGNITSLKKLYLSKCSSLVGLPSSIGNLHKLLTLRLQGCSKLEALPVNINMKSLNELDLTDCSLLKCFPEISTNIKYLRVSGTAIEQVPSSIKSWSRLHDLHMTYCESLGESPHVFDCITELHLTDARIQEIALWIKDMSRLHKLVIKGCTKLVSLPELPESIAFLDAENCESLERLDCSFHNTKFIDLNFVKCFNLNQEARDLIIRTPTCRFALLPGHKVPPNFTYRATGSSLSVKLNGDGMRFPTSLRFKACVLLVNKDNVEDGQWNVMEVFVRIEEKQNGVSVMCRPKNYHLLPALLRYMFTPRLNEHLYVFEFDNKVSSSELLFEFQVHNDKWEIGECGLLAPTVWVPRFDGS; this comes from the exons ATGGCCTCTTCTTTTTTCCTTCCcactgttgctgctgctgcagcAGCCTTTAGCTTCTTCACCctttttgggaagttcagattcCATAAAAAGATAGATCCTTCTTCTCTATCTCCTACATCAACTCCAACTACTTTGTCTCACAATTGTACACACCATGTCTTTCCAAGCTTCCGGGGGGAGGATGTCCGCAGAGACTTTTTCAGTCACATTCGGAAAGAATTTCAAAGAAAAGGAATCACACCTTTCAACGATAATAAGATCAAGAGAGGAGAATCCATCGGTCCCGAACTCATAGGGGCTATTAGAGGATCTAAGATAGCGGTAGTCTTGATCTCGAGGAACTATGCTTCTTCCAAATGGTGTCTTGACGAGTTGGTGGAGATAATGAAGTGCAGGGAAGAGTTGAGTCAAACTGTGATGGCCATTTTCTATAAAGTAGATCCGTCTGATGTTAAGAAGCTCACAGGAGATTTTGGAAAGGTTTTCAGAAAAACTTGTGCGGGTAAAAGTAAGGAGGACACTGAGAGATGGAGACAAGCTTTGGCAAAAGTGGCCACGGTAGCTGGTTACCATTCAAGCAACTG GGATAATGAAGCAGCCATGATCGAAAAAATAGCCACTGATGTTTCAAACGAGCTGATCAATTCCACGGTATCAAGTGATTTTGATAGTTTGGTTGGGATGAGAACTCATATAGAAAATGTGGAACCGCTTTTACACCTAGCATCTGATGAAGTGAAGATGGTAGGGATTTGGGGTCCTTCTGGAATTGGTAAGAGCACCATCGCCAGAGTTTTATTCAGCAAATACTCTCATCAGTTCCAACTTAGTGTTTTCATGGAGAACATCAGAGTGCGATATCCAAGACCTTGCTACGACGAGTACAGTGCGAAACTGCAGTTACAGAAAGAGTTCTTGTCTCAAATAATCAACCAGGAGGATATCAAGCTTCATCATTTAGGAGTTGCACAAGACAGGTTAAAAGACAAGAGAGTGCTAGTCGTTCTTGATGACGTGGATCAGTTGGTGCAATTGGATGCAATGGCCAAAGAAACTACGTGGTTCGGTCCTGGAAGCCGGATTATCATCACCACACAAGATAAAAAGATTTTGAATGCACACAAGATTAGCCAGATTTACCAGGTGGATTTTCCACCTGACGATGAGGCGCTTCAAATCTTTTGTACGTATGCTTTTGGTCAAAAATCCCCAAATGAGAGCTTCGAGGAGCTTGCTTGGGAAGTTATAGAACTTTCCGGTAAACTCCCTTTGGGACTAAGGGTTATGGGATCTTACTTCAAAGGAATGTCCAAGGAGGAATGGACCAAGGCAGTACCAAGGTTGAAGATTAGCCTTGACGGAGATATTGAAAGCATTTTAAAGTTCAGTTATGATGCTTTATGCTATGAAGACAAAAATCTATTTCTTCATATAGCCTGCTTTTTCAACAATGAATGGGTTGAGAAAGTGGAAGAGCATCTTGCAGAGAGTTTCTTTGATGTGAGACAAGGTCTTCACGTCTTAGCGGAGAAATCTCTTATATCAGTCAGCTCGGGATATATAAGGATGCATAATTTGCTAGCACATTTGGGTAGAGAAATCGTCCGTACACAATCTATTCATGACCCTGGGCAACGTCAGTTTTTAGTTGATACAAGAGATATATTCCAAGTACTGAACAATGATACACTA GGTGTTCGAAGTGTTGTCGGCATAGATTTCAAGTACTCTGAGATCACAGATGAGCTATATAGAAGTGACAAAGCTTTTGAAAGCATGTCTAGTCTTCAGTTCTTAAGACTCGATGGTAACTATATTCAACCCATATCGTACTTATCACAAAGTGTGAACTATCTACCTAGAAAAGTTAGACTACTGCATTGGGAACATTTTCCTATGAAGTGTCTGCCTTCTAATTTTAGCCCACAGTTCCTCGTTGAACTAAACATGCCTGACAGCGAGCTTGAGAAACTGTGGGAAGGAACTCAC ACGATTAGAAACCTCAAATGGATGGATTTGAGTTTTTCCATTAACTTGAAAGAGCTTCCTGATCTCTCAACTGCCACTAGTCTAAAGAAGCTGAAGATTCCTGGTTGTTCAAGTCTGCTTGAACTCCCTTCTTCAATTGGGGATGCTACTAATCTCGAGGGACTGGATTTCAACGGGTGTTCAGATCTTGTTGAGCTCCCATCCTCTATTGGTAATGCTATAAACCTCAAGGATTTGGATCTTACGAGTTGTACTACTCTTTTGAACCTTCCTTCTTCTATGGGATGTTTCACTGCTCTGGAGAAATTAAACCTCAATGGATGCAAGCATCTAGTTGAGCTCCCTTCCTCTATTGGTAATGCAACTAATCTCAGAAAACTGGATCTTGAGAACTGCTCAAGTTTGGTGGAGCTGCCTTTTTCCATTAGAGATGCCGTGAGTCTCAagcattttatttttagtgGTTGCTCAAGTCTTGTGGAGCTCCCTGCTTTCTGTGGCAACGCTACTGACATCAAAGAATTTAATCTCAGAGGATGCTCAAGTTTAGTGAAGCTCCCTTCTTCTATTGGGAATATCACTAGTCTCAAGAATTTGGATCTGAGTGAGTGTTTTAGTCTTGTGGAGCTGCCTTCTTCTATTGGGAATATCACTGATCTTAAGAACTTGTATCTTTCCGAGTGCTCAAGTCTCGTGGAGCTCCCTTCCTCTATTGGATATATCACTAGCCTTGAGAATTTGTATCTTGATGACTGCTCAAGCCTTGTTAAGCTCCCTTCCTCTATCGGGAATATCACTAATCTTGAGAGTTTGGATCTCAATGAGTGTTTAAGTCTTGTTGAGCTACCTTTCTCTATTGGGAATATCACAAGTCTCAAGAAACTGTATCTTAGTAAATGCTCAAGTTTGGTGGGGTTGCCTTCCTCTATTGGGAATCTTCATAAGTTGTTGACGTTGAGGTTGCAAGGTTGCTCAAAACTTGAGGCTCTTCCGGTCAACATCAACATGAAGTCTCTCAACGAACTTGATCTCACCGATTGCTCACTGTTGAAGTGCTTTCCTGAGATTTCCACAAATATTAAGTATCTAAGGGTCAGTGGAACTGCAATAGAACAAGTGCCTTCATCAATCAAGTCATGGTCTCGTCTGCATGACTTGCATATGACATACTGTGAGAGTCTTGGGGAATCCCCACATGTTTTTGACTGCATCACAGAGTTGCACTTAACCGATGCAAGAATACAAGAAATTGCTTTATGGATCAAGGATATGTCACGTCTACATAAACTTGTGATCAAGGGGTGCACAAAGCTAGTCTCTCTCCCAGAGCTTCCAGAGTCCATAGCCTTTCTTGATGCAGAGAACTGTGAGTCCCTAGAGAGACTGGATTGCTCTTTTCACAATACAAAGTTCATTGATCTGAACTTTGTTAAATGCTTCAATCTGAATCAAGAAGCAAGAGACCTTATCATCAGGACACCAACTTGTAGATTTGCGCTCTTACCGGGGCATAAAGTGCCTCCAAACTTCACTTACCGAGCCACTGGGAGCTCCCTGTCAGTGAAACTGAATGGAGATGGTATGCGCTTCCCTACGTCCTTGAGATTCAAGGCTTGCGTTTTGTTGGTTAACAAGGATAACGTTGAGGATGGTCAGTGGAACGTGATGGAAGTGTTTGTTCGTATCGAGGAGAAACAGAATGGTGTCAGTGTTATGTGTAGACCAAAAAACTACCACCTTCTACCTGCACTTTTACGGTACATGTTCACTCCACGTTTAAATGAGCATCTATACGTATTCGAATTTGATAATAAGGTGAGTTCCAGTGAATTATTATTTGAGTTTCAAGTTCACAATGATAAATGGGAGATTGGAGAATGTGGGCTACTTGCTCCAACGGTTTGGGTCCCTCGTTTTGATGGAAGctga
- the LOC130494431 gene encoding disease resistance protein TAO1-like isoform X2 → MLRSSQEILERFSEKLVRVKVRRTLRDGDKLWQKWPRDNEAAMIEKIATDVSNELINSTVSSDFDSLVGMRTHIENVEPLLHLASDEVKMVGIWGPSGIGKSTIARVLFSKYSHQFQLSVFMENIRVRYPRPCYDEYSAKLQLQKEFLSQIINQEDIKLHHLGVAQDRLKDKRVLVVLDDVDQLVQLDAMAKETTWFGPGSRIIITTQDKKILNAHKISQIYQVDFPPDDEALQIFCTYAFGQKSPNESFEELAWEVIELSGKLPLGLRVMGSYFKGMSKEEWTKAVPRLKISLDGDIESILKFSYDALCYEDKNLFLHIACFFNNEWVEKVEEHLAESFFDVRQGLHVLAEKSLISVSSGYIRMHNLLAHLGREIVRTQSIHDPGQRQFLVDTRDIFQVLNNDTLGVRSVVGIDFKYSEITDELYRSDKAFESMSSLQFLRLDGNYIQPISYLSQSVNYLPRKVRLLHWEHFPMKCLPSNFSPQFLVELNMPDSELEKLWEGTHTIRNLKWMDLSFSINLKELPDLSTATSLKKLKIPGCSSLLELPSSIGDATNLEGLDFNGCSDLVELPSSIGNAINLKDLDLTSCTTLLNLPSSMGCFTALEKLNLNGCKHLVELPSSIGNATNLRKLDLENCSSLVELPFSIRDAVSLKHFIFSGCSSLVELPAFCGNATDIKEFNLRGCSSLVKLPSSIGNITSLKNLDLSECFSLVELPSSIGNITDLKNLYLSECSSLVELPSSIGYITSLENLYLDDCSSLVKLPSSIGNITNLESLDLNECLSLVELPFSIGNITSLKKLYLSKCSSLVGLPSSIGNLHKLLTLRLQGCSKLEALPVNINMKSLNELDLTDCSLLKCFPEISTNIKYLRVSGTAIEQVPSSIKSWSRLHDLHMTYCESLGESPHVFDCITELHLTDARIQEIALWIKDMSRLHKLVIKGCTKLVSLPELPESIAFLDAENCESLERLDCSFHNTKFIDLNFVKCFNLNQEARDLIIRTPTCRFALLPGHKVPPNFTYRATGSSLSVKLNGDGMRFPTSLRFKACVLLVNKDNVEDGQWNVMEVFVRIEEKQNGVSVMCRPKNYHLLPALLRYMFTPRLNEHLYVFEFDNKVSSSELLFEFQVHNDKWEIGECGLLAPTVWVPRFDGS, encoded by the exons ATGTTAAGAAGCTCACAGGAGATTTTGGAAAGGTTTTCAGAAAAACTTGTGCGGGTAAAAGTAAGGAGGACACTGAGAGATGGAGACAAGCTTTGGCAAAAGTGGCCACG GGATAATGAAGCAGCCATGATCGAAAAAATAGCCACTGATGTTTCAAACGAGCTGATCAATTCCACGGTATCAAGTGATTTTGATAGTTTGGTTGGGATGAGAACTCATATAGAAAATGTGGAACCGCTTTTACACCTAGCATCTGATGAAGTGAAGATGGTAGGGATTTGGGGTCCTTCTGGAATTGGTAAGAGCACCATCGCCAGAGTTTTATTCAGCAAATACTCTCATCAGTTCCAACTTAGTGTTTTCATGGAGAACATCAGAGTGCGATATCCAAGACCTTGCTACGACGAGTACAGTGCGAAACTGCAGTTACAGAAAGAGTTCTTGTCTCAAATAATCAACCAGGAGGATATCAAGCTTCATCATTTAGGAGTTGCACAAGACAGGTTAAAAGACAAGAGAGTGCTAGTCGTTCTTGATGACGTGGATCAGTTGGTGCAATTGGATGCAATGGCCAAAGAAACTACGTGGTTCGGTCCTGGAAGCCGGATTATCATCACCACACAAGATAAAAAGATTTTGAATGCACACAAGATTAGCCAGATTTACCAGGTGGATTTTCCACCTGACGATGAGGCGCTTCAAATCTTTTGTACGTATGCTTTTGGTCAAAAATCCCCAAATGAGAGCTTCGAGGAGCTTGCTTGGGAAGTTATAGAACTTTCCGGTAAACTCCCTTTGGGACTAAGGGTTATGGGATCTTACTTCAAAGGAATGTCCAAGGAGGAATGGACCAAGGCAGTACCAAGGTTGAAGATTAGCCTTGACGGAGATATTGAAAGCATTTTAAAGTTCAGTTATGATGCTTTATGCTATGAAGACAAAAATCTATTTCTTCATATAGCCTGCTTTTTCAACAATGAATGGGTTGAGAAAGTGGAAGAGCATCTTGCAGAGAGTTTCTTTGATGTGAGACAAGGTCTTCACGTCTTAGCGGAGAAATCTCTTATATCAGTCAGCTCGGGATATATAAGGATGCATAATTTGCTAGCACATTTGGGTAGAGAAATCGTCCGTACACAATCTATTCATGACCCTGGGCAACGTCAGTTTTTAGTTGATACAAGAGATATATTCCAAGTACTGAACAATGATACACTA GGTGTTCGAAGTGTTGTCGGCATAGATTTCAAGTACTCTGAGATCACAGATGAGCTATATAGAAGTGACAAAGCTTTTGAAAGCATGTCTAGTCTTCAGTTCTTAAGACTCGATGGTAACTATATTCAACCCATATCGTACTTATCACAAAGTGTGAACTATCTACCTAGAAAAGTTAGACTACTGCATTGGGAACATTTTCCTATGAAGTGTCTGCCTTCTAATTTTAGCCCACAGTTCCTCGTTGAACTAAACATGCCTGACAGCGAGCTTGAGAAACTGTGGGAAGGAACTCAC ACGATTAGAAACCTCAAATGGATGGATTTGAGTTTTTCCATTAACTTGAAAGAGCTTCCTGATCTCTCAACTGCCACTAGTCTAAAGAAGCTGAAGATTCCTGGTTGTTCAAGTCTGCTTGAACTCCCTTCTTCAATTGGGGATGCTACTAATCTCGAGGGACTGGATTTCAACGGGTGTTCAGATCTTGTTGAGCTCCCATCCTCTATTGGTAATGCTATAAACCTCAAGGATTTGGATCTTACGAGTTGTACTACTCTTTTGAACCTTCCTTCTTCTATGGGATGTTTCACTGCTCTGGAGAAATTAAACCTCAATGGATGCAAGCATCTAGTTGAGCTCCCTTCCTCTATTGGTAATGCAACTAATCTCAGAAAACTGGATCTTGAGAACTGCTCAAGTTTGGTGGAGCTGCCTTTTTCCATTAGAGATGCCGTGAGTCTCAagcattttatttttagtgGTTGCTCAAGTCTTGTGGAGCTCCCTGCTTTCTGTGGCAACGCTACTGACATCAAAGAATTTAATCTCAGAGGATGCTCAAGTTTAGTGAAGCTCCCTTCTTCTATTGGGAATATCACTAGTCTCAAGAATTTGGATCTGAGTGAGTGTTTTAGTCTTGTGGAGCTGCCTTCTTCTATTGGGAATATCACTGATCTTAAGAACTTGTATCTTTCCGAGTGCTCAAGTCTCGTGGAGCTCCCTTCCTCTATTGGATATATCACTAGCCTTGAGAATTTGTATCTTGATGACTGCTCAAGCCTTGTTAAGCTCCCTTCCTCTATCGGGAATATCACTAATCTTGAGAGTTTGGATCTCAATGAGTGTTTAAGTCTTGTTGAGCTACCTTTCTCTATTGGGAATATCACAAGTCTCAAGAAACTGTATCTTAGTAAATGCTCAAGTTTGGTGGGGTTGCCTTCCTCTATTGGGAATCTTCATAAGTTGTTGACGTTGAGGTTGCAAGGTTGCTCAAAACTTGAGGCTCTTCCGGTCAACATCAACATGAAGTCTCTCAACGAACTTGATCTCACCGATTGCTCACTGTTGAAGTGCTTTCCTGAGATTTCCACAAATATTAAGTATCTAAGGGTCAGTGGAACTGCAATAGAACAAGTGCCTTCATCAATCAAGTCATGGTCTCGTCTGCATGACTTGCATATGACATACTGTGAGAGTCTTGGGGAATCCCCACATGTTTTTGACTGCATCACAGAGTTGCACTTAACCGATGCAAGAATACAAGAAATTGCTTTATGGATCAAGGATATGTCACGTCTACATAAACTTGTGATCAAGGGGTGCACAAAGCTAGTCTCTCTCCCAGAGCTTCCAGAGTCCATAGCCTTTCTTGATGCAGAGAACTGTGAGTCCCTAGAGAGACTGGATTGCTCTTTTCACAATACAAAGTTCATTGATCTGAACTTTGTTAAATGCTTCAATCTGAATCAAGAAGCAAGAGACCTTATCATCAGGACACCAACTTGTAGATTTGCGCTCTTACCGGGGCATAAAGTGCCTCCAAACTTCACTTACCGAGCCACTGGGAGCTCCCTGTCAGTGAAACTGAATGGAGATGGTATGCGCTTCCCTACGTCCTTGAGATTCAAGGCTTGCGTTTTGTTGGTTAACAAGGATAACGTTGAGGATGGTCAGTGGAACGTGATGGAAGTGTTTGTTCGTATCGAGGAGAAACAGAATGGTGTCAGTGTTATGTGTAGACCAAAAAACTACCACCTTCTACCTGCACTTTTACGGTACATGTTCACTCCACGTTTAAATGAGCATCTATACGTATTCGAATTTGATAATAAGGTGAGTTCCAGTGAATTATTATTTGAGTTTCAAGTTCACAATGATAAATGGGAGATTGGAGAATGTGGGCTACTTGCTCCAACGGTTTGGGTCCCTCGTTTTGATGGAAGctga
- the LOC130509303 gene encoding uncharacterized protein LOC130509303 yields the protein MPSFAFGSPHHHLATPGGGDSPYSVEISINGDSSDLDSLSEVDLESGGVTSPVKKLHSGGGKRRPARRRKTKKKRKEGRDCRICHLPLETNKEDEEEDGSDEQEEENEAREGEQEEYYGLPLQLGCSCKGDLGVAHSKCAETWFKIKGNMTCEICGAMAINVAGEQSNQESNASAHSQTTAGQTQTEARGTWHGRRVMNFLLAVVIFAFIVSWLFHFKILK from the exons ATGCCTTCTTTTGCTTTTGGATCTCCTCATCACCATTTGGCGACTCCCGGAGGCGGAGACTCGCCGTACTCCGTCGAAATTAGCATCAACGGCGACTCCTCCGACTTGGATTCCTTGTCTGAAGTCGATTTAGAGAGCGGTGGTGTGACGTCTCCTGTGAAGAAGCTACATTCTGGTGGTGGTAAGAGGAGGCCGGCGAGGAGGagaaagacaaagaagaagaggaaagaagGTAGAGATTGCAGGATCTGTCATCTGCCTTTGGAGACtaacaaagaagatgaagaagaagatggttctgatgaacaagaagaagaaaacgaagCAAGAGAAGGTGAACAAGAAGAGTATTATGGGCTGCCTTTGCAATTGGGTTGCTCTTGTAAAGGTGATTTGGGTGTAGCTCACAGTAAGTGTGCTGAAACTTGGTTCAAAATTAAAGGAAACAT GACATGTGAGATATGCGGCGCAATGGCTATAAACGTTGCTGGCGAACAGTCAAACCAAGAGAGCAACGCCTCTGCCCATTCACAAACAACTGCAGGACAAACTCAGACAGAGGCACGAGGAACCTGGCACGGTCGCCGTGTTATGAACTTCTTACTTGCCGTTGTGATCTTTGCGTTCATTGTTTCTTGgctttttcatttcaaaatccTGAAGTGA
- the LOC130509304 gene encoding uncharacterized protein LOC130509304, translating to MAASLMSRAVSRTETFGAFRLSLNLLRNFSAPAAAASPAAEKPSSDPIKAKRRKSKKNLIEVAQFLPNWGIGYHMAKAHWSGVSYEITKINLYKDGRHGKAWGIVHKDGLPAAEAPKKISGVHKRCWKYIPNLSKATPAVNSATAAQVQAA from the exons ATGGCGGCGAGCCTTATGAGCAGAGCCGTCTCTAGAACCGAAACCTTCGGCGCTTTCAGACTCTCGCTCAACCTCCTGAGAAACTTCTCAGCGCCGGCGGCGGCGGCATCTCCGGCCGCTGAAAAGCCTAGCTCCGATCCGATTAAAGCTAAACGAAGGAAGAGTAAGAAGAACTTAATCGAGGTCGCTCAGTTCTTACCCAACTGGGGAATCGGATACCATATGGCTAAAGCTCACTGGAGCGGAGTCTCTTATGAGATCACAAAGATCAATCTCTACAAG GATGGTAGACATGGAAAAGCGTGGGGGATTGTTCATAAAGATG GCTTGCCAGCTGCGGAAGCTCCAAAGAAGATAAGCGGAGTTCACAAACGTTGCTGGAAGTATATCCCTAACCTGTCAAAGGCCACACCTGCAGTAAACTCTGCAACTGCCGCCCAAGTACAAGCTGCCTGA